From a region of the Panicum virgatum strain AP13 chromosome 2K, P.virgatum_v5, whole genome shotgun sequence genome:
- the LOC120667558 gene encoding chloroplast stem-loop binding protein of 41 kDa a, chloroplastic-like, whose translation MATKLGSSFLLSSLTAPPKSPRSRVHHSSPHPPSSLIFSSRPPMAFAAAAASTATALASGRLSASSAQQRRPSSRASFSPGASPRAVAARRRAAPAARAAVSVRAEAGKKRVLVVNTNSGGHAVIGFYFAKELLAAGHAVTVLTVGDEASDKMKKPPFSRFSELTSAGGKTVWGDPADVGAAVGGASFDVVLDNNGKDLDAVKPVVDWAKSSGVGQFLFISSAGIYRPTEEPPHVEGDAVKESAGHVGVEKYLAEQFAGGWASFRPQYMIGSGNNKDCEEWFFDRIVRGRPVPIPGNGMQLTNITHVRDLASMLALAVGSPGAAAGRVFNCVSDRAVTLDGMARLCAAAAGAAAVEIVHYDPAAAGVDAKKAFPFRNMHFYAEPRAAKEALGWASTTNLPEDLKERYAEYAASGRGGKAMAFDIDDKILAAVGKAPPCRDRTSK comes from the exons ATGGCAACCAAGCTAGgctcctcctttcttctttctaGCCTCACAGCACCTCCCAAATCCCCTCGATCCCGTGTCCACCACTCATCGCCTCACCCGCCCTCATCTCTGATCTTCTCCTCCCGGCCACCGATGgctttcgccgccgccgcggcctccacgGCCACCGCGCTCGCGTCCGGCCGCctctcggcctcgtccgcgcaGCAGCGACGGCCCTCCTCGCGGGCGTCGTTCTCCCCGGGAGCGTCACCGCGCGCGGTGGCcgcgaggcggcgcgcggcgccggctgcCCGGGCGGCCGTCTCGGTGCGCGCGGAGGCCGGGAAGAAGCGCGTGCTGGTCGTCAACACCAACAGCGGCGGGCACGCCGTCATCGGGTTCTACTTCGCCAAggagctgctcgccgccgggcaCGCCGTCACCGTGCTCACCGTCGGGGACGAGGCCTCCGACAAGATGAAGAAGCCGCCCTTCTCCCGCTTCTCG GAGCTGACGAGCGCCGGCGGGAAGACGGTGTGGGGCGACCCGGCGGACGTCGGCGCGGCCGTCGGCGGCGCGTCGTTCGACGTCGTGCTCGACAACAACGGCAAGGACCTCGACGCCGTCAA GCCGGTGGTGGACTGGGCCAAGTCGTCCGGCGTGGGGCAGTTCCTGTTCATCAGCAGCGCCGGCATCTACAGGCCGACCGAGGAGCCGCCGCACGTCGAGGGG gacgCGGTGAAGGAGAGCGCGGGGCACGTGGGCGTGGAGAAGTACCTCGCGGAGCAGTTCGCCGGCGGTTGGGCGTCGTTCCGGCCGCAGTACATGATCGGCTCCGGCAACAACAAGGACTGCGAGGAGTGGTTCTTCGACA GGATCGTGCGGGGGCGGCCGGTGCCGATCCCGGGCAACGGGATGCAGCTGACCAACATCACGCACGTCCGGGACCTCGCCAGCATGCTGGCGCTCGCCGTGGGGagccccggcgcggcggcggggcgggtctTCAACTGCGTCTCCGACCGCGCCGTCACGCTGGACGGCATGGCGAGgctgtgcgcggcggcggccggcgccgctgccgtggagATCGTCCActacgaccccgccgccgccggcgtcgacgcCAAGAAGGCCTTCCCCTTCCGCAACATG CATTTCTACGCGGAGCCCcgggcggcgaaggaggcgcTGGGGTGGGCGAGCACGACGAACCTGCCGGAGGACCTCAAGGAGCGCTACGCCGAGTACGCCgccagcggccgcggcggcaagGCCATGGCCTTCGACATCGACGACAagatcctcgccgccgtcgggaAGGCGCCGCCGTGTAGGGATCGGACTTCTAAATAG
- the LOC120667580 gene encoding uncharacterized protein LOC120667580, producing MTGGSGSPGPDPVSADGLPLIICTDCGLRRVVRRKSQQPWSAGQIFYCCPLHKKDGSGCPFWFWKEDYMKVLGDRVVQAPVAGAYIGAGSMQVAESSMQECDSRMKGVPGFDGSVFVRKEVDLVGLCQEIVRLLKLLCFVGVCMLIVMLLSVFVQLMK from the exons ATGACTGGAGGATCCGGCTCTCCGGGCCCAGATCCGGTGAGTGCTGATGGGCTCCCACTCATCATTTGCACTGACTGCGGATTGAGGAGGGTGGTGAGGCGCAAATCCCAGCAACCATGGAGTGCAGGTCAAATCTTCTACTGTTGCCCGCTGCATAAG AAGGATGGAAGCGGCTGTCCATTTTGGTTCTGGAAAGAGGACTACATGAAGGTTCTTGGCGACAGGGTAGTACAAGCTCCAGTTGCAGGTGCATACATTGGAGCTGGGTCGATGCAGGTAGCTGAATCAAGTATGCAAGAATGTGATTCAAGGATGAAAGGAGTACCTGGCTTCGATGGCAGTGTATTTGTGAGGAAGGAAGTAGACCTGGTAGGTTTATGTCAAGAAATTGTTAGGTTGTTGAAGCTGTTATGCTTTGTAGGTGTCTGTATGCTCATTGTCATGTTGCTGAGTGTGTTTGTTCAGCTGATGAAGTGA
- the LOC120667568 gene encoding nudix hydrolase 16, mitochondrial-like, translating into MCDLVARTGRHLQRYEDGRRLVAGCIPFRYRDIKDEQKKLVEVLMINSQSGPGLLFPKGGWENDETVEEAAAREAIEEAGVRGDLVKLLGFYDFKTKQPEGMCRAAVFALHVKEELASWPEQSTRQRSWLTVPEAAERSRHPWMQEALVTGFSAWLENWSDGGGCVNRSER; encoded by the exons ATGTGCGATCTGGTGGCCCGCACGGGCCGGCACCTGCAGCGCTACGAGGACGGCCGTCGCCTTGTGGCCGG GTGCATACCATTTAGATATAGAGACATTAAAGATGAACAAAAGAAACTTGTTGAAGTTCTCATGATCAACTCCCAAAGTGGACCAGGTCTTCTATTTCCAAAG GGAGGATGGGAGAATGATGAAACTGTTGAAGAGGCAGCTGCACGAGAAGCTATCGAAGAAGCTGGAGTTCGAGGAGATTTAGTG AAACTGTTGGGCTTCTATGATTTCAAGACCAAGCAACCTGAAGGTATGTGCAGAGCTGCTGTCTTTGCGCTGCATGTGAAGGAAGAGCTGGCCTCCTGGCCTGAACAGAGCACCCGGCAGAGGAGTTGGCTCACAGTTCCTGAGGCAGCAGAGCGGAGTCGTCATCCGTGGATGCAAGAAGCCCTTGTTACAGGCTTCTCTGCCTGGCTTGAGAACTGGAGCGATGGTGGTGGCTGTGTGAATCGAAGCGAAAGATGA